The Spirulina subsalsa PCC 9445 region TCGCACCCGGAAGCAAAACCCATCCAGAACACCTTGCCCTCGCCGAGCAAATCTTCTCCGTCGTTGGGCAAGTGGTACAAGTGCCAGAAACTCAAATGGATGCCGTAACCGGATTATCCGGTTCTGGCCCCGCTTTTGTCGCCCTGATGATTGAGGCTCTGAGCGATGGCGGGGTAGCGGCCGGACTGTCTAGAGCTATTGCCCAAAAACTGGCCTTACAGACCGTTCTAGGCACCGCTCAGTTAATGCAGGAGAAGGGGCTACACCCGGCGGTATTAAAAGATCAAGTCACCAGTCCAGCCGGAACCACGATTGCTGGGGTGGCTCTGTTAGAATCCAAAGGCTTTCGTTCCGCCGTCATCGAAGCCGTTAAAGCCGCCTATACTCGTTCCCAAGAACTAGGGGGTTCGTAGTTGCGCTTCAGCGCGAATTTTGAGGGCTAAAACCCAACAACGAGCCAATCTGAAGCCCATCCGTTCGTAGTTGCGCTTCAGCGCGAATTTTGAGGGCTAAAGCCCAACAACGAGCCAGTAATAAAACTACAATTCTACAAAAGAACGAACGCTGAAAATTTCACTGGCTCGTAAAGAAGAAACAGCAGATTTTGGGACAATAATTGTATTAATTGATTCCCCCAAAGCGTTGAATATTTCCAGAACATAACCCTCCTCTCCACCTTGAGGATGAGGAATAATATCAATAAAAATGGCGATGTCCCCCTTTTTTAAATGATGTTCTGGTATATCTTGATTCAGGGCAACTCTTTGATACAGTTCAATCATGTTTCTTTTCCTTTTTTGGCTTTAATGTGATAAATTGAAATTGACTATCTTTAGCTCGTTGTAGCCAAATCGTTGTAACATTAATTGTTCCAGTTTCTCCTTCTAATTTACCTTCGATTCGGTAGAATGTGCCATATTCATTTTGGGTATCCTCAATCGCTTCTTGTGTTTTTACCAATTGGAGAAGGGCATTTTTCAACGCTTCCGAGTTCTCTTGAGTAAATCCTGCTTTTTGGAGGAATTTTGATTTGTCATCCTGTTCTCGAAAAACTAGGAGATATTGGGTTAATTTAGCATCAGGAATAATAACATTTTCTGGAAGCTGCATTTCAAGGATTAAAGATTTAATGTGAGTAGATAGTGAATCAGGTTCGTAGTTGCGCTTCAGCGCGAATTTTGAGGGCTAAAGCCCAACAACCAACCCTTCTTAGGACGGGTCAAATTGACTCCGAATTAAACGCTGAACAGCACTCACCGTCCGGTTTAACTCAAAATTACGCTGCTCAGGATTTTTCAAATAGGCCGCCTGTTCCTGCTCAATCATTTCTACATCTTGCACCACTAAACCATCTAGTAGCTTTTGGGCTGACCCAAATAAACTATCTTTAACAAACTTCCTAAATTTAATGGGTAATTTATGCAGTCGCCAGAACGCATTTAACGAGGTGAAATGGATTAAATAAGCACGGGTGCGGGTTTCATTCACCGGACAGAATAAACAGTAAATCTTGAAATCTTGCCCTAGGGTAGAATACCAGTGAGGATATTGATACGTCACCGTTAAAGGTTCAGGATGAAGACGACGTAAAGCGGGAAAAAACAGTTGAGAAATTGACCAAATTTTATCAATTTTGTAGTAACTTTGGGCTTCATAAAGTGCGGTGACGGTGCCAGGTTCTTCCGTTAAATTTTCCAATTTTGCCGATGCCCAAGCTTGATAATTATCATGTAAATGTCCATGATACATATCCATCAAGTTTTCAATTAAAAAGGAAAAGTGACCCGGACAGTCAATGACTGAAACTGTGGCAATGTAGTTAAGATGATCCCATTCAGGAACGCCCATTAATTCAACTTGGGTGGCATCTTGATCAC contains the following coding sequences:
- the proC gene encoding pyrroline-5-carboxylate reductase — encoded protein: MAIRFGLIGGGVMGEALLSRLLVQKVYAPHEVLVSEPSGERRDFLATTYQVAVTGNNLETLGATEGLLLAVKPQVLEQVVEDLPEQARCGCSALVLSILAGVPLARLEGAFPQQAVIRVMPNTPAMVGAGMTAIAPGSKTHPEHLALAEQIFSVVGQVVQVPETQMDAVTGLSGSGPAFVALMIEALSDGGVAAGLSRAIAQKLALQTVLGTAQLMQEKGLHPAVLKDQVTSPAGTTIAGVALLESKGFRSAVIEAVKAAYTRSQELGGS
- a CDS encoding DUF4926 domain-containing protein, whose amino-acid sequence is MIELYQRVALNQDIPEHHLKKGDIAIFIDIIPHPQGGEEGYVLEIFNALGESINTIIVPKSAVSSLRASEIFSVRSFVEL
- a CDS encoding aromatic ring-hydroxylating oxygenase subunit alpha, which gives rise to MISVSPASATTPHLRTCPINPNHWYVVARSPEVTTGPLGVTLWKQKIVLYRDTQGQVQALEDRCPHRQVQLSTGKVAGDHLECVYHGWQFDGQGHCVEVPYLAANQKLPQCKIKTYPVQEQDGFIWLFPGDQDATQVELMGVPEWDHLNYIATVSVIDCPGHFSFLIENLMDMYHGHLHDNYQAWASAKLENLTEEPGTVTALYEAQSYYKIDKIWSISQLFFPALRRLHPEPLTVTYQYPHWYSTLGQDFKIYCLFCPVNETRTRAYLIHFTSLNAFWRLHKLPIKFRKFVKDSLFGSAQKLLDGLVVQDVEMIEQEQAAYLKNPEQRNFELNRTVSAVQRLIRSQFDPS
- a CDS encoding DUF6883 domain-containing protein, which produces MQLPENVIIPDAKLTQYLLVFREQDDKSKFLQKAGFTQENSEALKNALLQLVKTQEAIEDTQNEYGTFYRIEGKLEGETGTINVTTIWLQRAKDSQFQFITLKPKKEKKHD